Proteins from a genomic interval of Chanos chanos chromosome 3, fChaCha1.1, whole genome shotgun sequence:
- the rpl10 gene encoding large ribosomal subunit protein uL16, protein MGRRPARCYRYCKNKPYPKSRFCRGVPDPKIRIFDLGRKKAKVDEFPLCGHMVSDEYEQLSSEALEAARICANKYMVKTCGKDGFHIRVRLHPFHVIRINKMLSCAGADRLQTGMRGAFGKPQGTVARVHIGQVIMSVRTKTQNKEHVIEALRRAKFKFPGRQKIHISKKYGFTKFNAVDFDDMLQEKRLIPDGCGVKYIPSRGPLSRWKALHAN, encoded by the exons ATGGGCCGCCGACCAGCCCGTTG TTACAGATATTGTAAGAACAAGCCTTACCCCAAGTCCCGTTTCTGTCGGGGTGTGCCTG ATCCAAAGATCAGGATCTTTGACCTGGGCAGGAAGAAGGCTAAGGTGGATGAGTTCCCCCTGTGCGGTCACATGGTATCAGATGAGTATGAGCAGCTGTCCTcagaag CTCTGGAAGCTGCCCGCATCTGTGCCAACAAGTACATGGTGAAGACTTGCGGCAAAGATGGTTTTCACATCCGTGTGCGTCTGCATCCTTTCCACGTCATCCGCATCAACAAAATGTTATCCTGTGCTGGAGCTGATAG GCTCCAGACTGGGATGCGTGGTGCCTTTGGAAAGCCCCAGGGCACAGTGGCCCGTGTGCACATTGGTCAGGTGATCATGTCTGTGCGCACAAAGACCCAGAACAAGGAACACGTCATTGAGGCTCTGAGGAGGGCCAAGTTCAAGTTCCCCGGACGTCAGAAG ATCCATATCTCCAAGAAGTATGGCTTCACCAAGTTCAACGCAGTCGACTTTGATGACATGCTGCAGGAGAAGCGTCTGATTCCTGATGGTTGTGGGGTGAAATATATCCCCAGCCGTGGGCCACTGAGCCGCTGGAAGGCACTGCACGCCAACTGA
- the dnase1l1 gene encoding deoxyribonuclease-1-like 1, translating to MYPISCLTIFVVSIMGPWASSGFKICAFNVQSFGESKSSNPRIMHTLVRIVSRCDICLLQEVRDHKKKAIPLLMTALNRYDSGHSYDYVASERLGRTPTYQEQYVFVYKTETVKVLETYQYPDTQKGDEDAFSREPFVVLFEAPKTEVGKFVLIPQHTTPSNATKELDELYDVFTEVTKMWRIQNVMFLGDFNAACGYVAKKNRKNIRLFSNPPFLWLIDDKTDTTVKESTDCAYDRIVVHGESFARAVVPRSAGPFNFAQKFRLSEADALDVSDHYPVEVDLKSGAVNLQPSWLSLLTVTCILHLVLYEIPSLSAWK from the exons ATGTATCCTATTTCCTGCCTCACAATCTTTGTTGTAAGCATCATGGGCCCATGGGCAAGTTCTGGATTCAAAATCTGTGCCTTTAATGTCCAAAGTTTCGGTGAATCCAAGTCATCTAATCCCAGAATCATGCACACTTTGGTCCGG ATAGTGTCACGCTGTGATATATGCTTGCTCCAGGAGGTAAGAGATCACAAAAAGAAAGCCATTCCACTCCTGATGACTGCCCTTAACAG ATATGACAGTGGTCACAGTTACGACTATGTGGCCAGTGAACGCCTGGGAAGGACACCAACCTACCAGGAacagtatgtttttgtgtacaa GACAGAGACAGTCAAGGTATTAGAGACATATCAGTATCCAGACACGCAGAAAGGAGACGAGGATGCATTCTCAAGGGAACCCTTTGTGGTACTTTTTGAGGCTCCTAAAACTG AGGTGGGGAAGTTTGTTCTGATTCCACAACACACCACTCCTTCCAATGCCACCAAAGAGCTTGATGAACTGTATGATGTTTTTACTGAGGTCACAAAGATGTGGAGGATACAG AATGTGATGTTCCTGGGTGACTTCAATGCAGCATGTGGATATGTGgccaagaaaaacaggaaaaatattAGGTTATTTTCCAAtcctcccttcctctggttGATTGATGATAAGACTGACACTACAGTGAAAGAATCCACAGACTGTGCTTACGACAG AATTGTTGTGCACGGGGAATCTTTTGCCAGAGCAGTGGTTCCACGTTCAGCAGGCCCTTTCAATTTTGCACAGAAGTTCCGTCTCTCAGAAGCTGAT GCACTGGACGTGAGTGATCACTACCCTGTGGAAGTGGATCTTAAATCTGGGGCAGTAAATTTACAGCCCTCATGGCTCTCCCTCCTAACTGTGACCTGCATCCTCCACCTTGTGCTGTATGAGATTCCATCGCTTTCAGCATggaaataa